TGTGGACAGTTCATCTCAGGTCATTCAAAGGCGAAAAGTGAAGGCAATGTCCAAAGGGGATGCTGTGAAACGAAATAAAGAAAACTCCGTCCATCGGTAAACCCATAAAAAGATCGTAATAATACAGTATAAAGAATCGAATAGGAAGGAAAGTCGTAACTCGTGCATAGCCCCAGGGATCCCAGAGCAAAAGGCTCTTTGTCAATCAATCTTTGCCATGGCAAGACTCTTTGGCGTTGATAAGTTGTTGGAAAGGCGAATATTCGTCTTTTTGTTCTTGGTGTGCTTCTTTAGTTTCCTGCGAGCGACCATTACCGGAACGGAAGATTTGGTGACCAGGTAGTTCGAGAACGATCCCAGAAGAACACTGTGTGGTGGTTTATTGTTAGCGAGGCAACATGTTGTAACTGGATGGTAGATACTAACCCCTTCAAAGCACTTCGTCCTCTGGCCCCGACAATCACGAGAGTCGGCTCGAGTCCGTCAATCTGGAAACAATCTTAGCATTTCATCCATCACTCAGTTTGCGTAGCACATACAGCCTCAGTTATCATATGCTTAGGACTCTTGCAATGAATCACCTCCACCGCAATCCGTACCTGAAGCAGTGTCTTCCTCAACAACCGAACACAGGTCTGAGAAATTGTCTCGACAGCATGCATCCGATCCGACTCTGCTTTGGAGATACCCTTGGCATCGACGGAGTTCGACTTGCTATCAGAGCCCGACCCTAGACGATCCCGAATggcacgaggaagataagTGGACGGATCATTCTGGTACTTCCGTGCTGTCTCCTCTGTTTGAGACCCCACCACCATCGCGGAATCCTGCATCGCTTTTGCGCCCTCGCCGATCTGAACAGACGGGCCGGTGCTGGTCTCTTCGTTGAGAGCACAGACGGCAAACAAGGTATCTCCATCCCGCAAAATGGTTCCAATCGTCCACTCCAGCGCATACACAGATTCCTCGCTGAGGTCGGTGGTCACCATGTACTTCCGCCGCCGGCGACGGCCTCCTTCAGTTTCCTCTAGCACATTGCCAAAGTCACCACGCACGATGGTCCTGATAGATCTATTGTGAACAGAGTTGTTGATGGACGACATTTGGATGCTGAGTTTCTGGGCTCGTTTGATATCCGACAGCTCCGCTTCGTCTTCCGATCCAAACGGCGTGTTCACTGCAGAAGTCGCTTCGTAGCTCGTACGCGGGTGAACCTGGGGCTGCTGGGGCTTCGGTGGTTGCGGAGGATTCAGTGGCTGCGGGCCCAGCTTTGCGGAGTGAATCAATGTGGGTTTCTGCTCCTCGTGGGGTGTAGAGTTGATCTTGTCCTCGACCAGTTTACCTATGCCTGATCAGTATTGAGATTGGCAGCTAGACGTGGGAGGTACCGAAAGGTTAATGACTTACGctcttcttctgctgctgcaagAAGACTTCGTGGCTTTTCCTCCGTGTCAACCGGACTGCCATCATCGGACGGAGATATAATCTCGATAGACACCTTCCTCCCACGGCCCACGGATTCGTCATCGCTTGAGGAATTGTCGTCAAAGTCTTCTTCGTCGCTTGTCTCTCCGATCGGATTGTTCTCGCTGTCATATACGTCCTTCTCCAAACGTTCATCATCTGCAGTCGAACCTTCGTCAAGCGAACCCCGACGGGATCCGGGCTCTGGGAGTGCTGATAGACCTCCCGACAATTTAGAGAGCGCTGCATCGGACAAATGCATGTCGATCGCTTTGGCGGTTGATTTATTGGGTTTAAGGGAAGAGGTTGCCAGGCTGAAA
This region of Aspergillus chevalieri M1 DNA, chromosome 4, nearly complete sequence genomic DNA includes:
- a CDS encoding universal stress protein family domain protein (COG:T;~EggNog:ENOG410PFZ0;~InterPro:IPR006015,IPR006016;~PFAM:PF00582), encoding MAYSHSRRHGTRMSLEETLEQERRELVDTLEGRQTRHVSESWTSASSSMNNNSGNPARYSMLEFSPSPGALPLRHGSIAGIGVGVTPPSSTHRRSWNEPILSSPLRLSSTATSPPSASSPTSPQDQEKEKSSGDSETAPRKSSDGTDRSHERKKSVGKTEKSGMKSPTITTALHLDTSVSLSSPDRDSAISPTSTSLAQEKSPVGKNTVAAMMSGLDSKFGLPTFARGRDSARRSGASRGSSLDSRLPSRFARSISPRNRWLRTNPFSLATSSLKPNKSTAKAIDMHLSDAALSKLSGGLSALPEPGSRRGSLDEGSTADDERLEKDVYDSENNPIGETSDEEDFDDNSSSDDESVGRGRKVSIEIISPSDDGSPVDTEEKPRSLLAAAEEERKLVEDKINSTPHEEQKPTLIHSAKLGPQPLNPPQPPKPQQPQVHPRTSYEATSAVNTPFGSEDEAELSDIKRAQKLSIQMSSINNSVHNRSIRTIVRGDFGNVLEETEGGRRRRRKYMVTTDLSEESVYALEWTIGTILRDGDTLFAVCALNEETSTGPSVQIGEGAKAMQDSAMVVGSQTEETARKYQNDPSTYLPRAIRDRLGSGSDSKSNSVDAKGISKAESDRMHAVETISQTCVRLLRKTLLQVRIAVEVIHCKSPKHMITEAIDGLEPTLVIVGARGRSALKGVLLGSFSNYLVTKSSVPVMVARRKLKKHTKNKKTNIRLSNNLSTPKSLAMAKID